CGAGGTACCTGGCTACATATGCACAGGTATCCGATAAACTATACCTGATGAAATATAGAATGTTTTTTACCTCAGAAACAACAGTTTGCGATGGAGTTTAAAAAAACCGAATCAAACTGGATCGTGGGCAACTgctaagtattttaatattttaccggTAGATTGTATTTCTAGAATGTTAATAGAAACCCAGCTCGCACTTTCTGTAGGTTATTTCTTACTGCCCCGAATTAATGTATTATGTTTAAAGAAGCTTTACTAGTGAACGACTAATATCTCAGAGACTGTTAAGTCAGTGTCAAAGTAGGAACCTATAGAGTACGGAGTGCTATACCTACTCGTCAATGTAAATTGtacatattgttaataaaagcGCCAAATAAACTCAACCGTGTCGTAATTCCAATCCTTATGCAATTCCAATTCGTCACGTAGcaaaattatttcataataaaatataaatgacagATAggcttttttaacttttctgtGTAAATAAATGCATGAAACGATATAACGATAATGCAtgtattcatttaaaatgtgaaataaatCCACAACATCCATTAGCATAGTTAAAATTGCGACGCTTCAAATAGTGAATATAACTACGACTGATAGTTCGCAGAAAATATGCAAATGTAATGGATGGTTTTGCACGTTTACGCAATTTAAAAGTGAAACACACCTGTGAAATAGATGACAACTGATTTGGATATTTCATTGCTATAAATATTTACGTgcaacaaatatattaattttgtatataatgaaGCGGTGCTAGCGCAGTGGGTTagacttcggcctccctttcgcgAGACGAGTTCGAACCGAGGCTTTAACCTCGAGCTATAACATAAGGTAACTACAATTGCACCACTGCAACAAATATTTGAGCGCGTGAAGTAAATAAAAGAGTGTTAAAAGATGTTCGTATTATCCTACTATGTTTCTAAAAGTTCGTAACGATGTATAAATGTATGGGTGTATGGATGTTTATTATTgtctcacgcaaaaactactgaatgtTTATTGATAAAACTGAATAGTTGTTTAGCTCTTACATCAGAATAACACAGGCTGTACCAAACGATATTAATTACAGGTTTGAAtctattaacattattaactatattgaaactaattgcagcgccatctACCAGGTCTAGTTTTATTCCCAAACTCTATTcttccatacatccatcctcacaaacattcgcatttataatattagtaagatgatacgcatgcattgctgctgttatctgtgaaaacttatgtcctttatctccgacaatagttatcagatcttcattaaaattagacaatgcaTGCTTGTTAGtagacactttcaaataaaaaagaattattcaaatcggttcaattttatcggagctatgaagtaaaattgataaaaacttttatcccatttcccggaggaaacttatagtttatcgggattaaaagtatcctatatgttgaccaagaatatcagctaccactatacgaaattttatataaatccgttcagtagttttcacgtgatgcccggacaaatagacagacagacagagattaaataaaaatcagtttcgCGCTCTCAAAAAATAAGTAAGTTCTAATATTCCGTTGATTATTATTATcggtaaaatacatatttatcgTCTATTATGAAAAACCAcacgtttttaatattaattgtatctGACAAGCACTCTTTACCTCTAAGATTGGAACAGAGCCCTCCGCAATACACCAAACAAGCAAGTACATCCTTATCTTGGATGGAAAACTCACCAACCATTAGCTAGGTACTATAATGAATATAATCTTGGACAAAGACAAGTAGAGCAGAACGGCTTTTGCTTACAAACCTGTATCCTAATCTAATCATCTTCTTCGGTATCGGAATTCCTAAATACTTAatagattttcttcatattcAAATAAAGGATCTCCTACTCTTACTATCTACATTTTAAAGAGGTTACCATAATGCACCGGCAAATAAGTATCTTCCGCCGTTTGTACgctttgttattttaaactacgcagcgaatttttaaaacagttttcagcaatagatagaatGATTTCCgaagaaggtttatatgcatattatagtatagaCCCAAGAAATTATACGAAAACCCAAGAAACGTACAAAGAAATTGCAAATCTTAAAGAGATCGAGAATTAATCCACGGTGGTACATGTTCATCTCCTAAGGATAGCCCAAACTAAGAATTTTTATCTTTTGCACATTatacttattgaaaaaaattatgggTCATTAACCAAGCTTCTTTAAAGAATAACGTGTTATGCCTtatctatttaaatacattatatacgtgcAGTAAGCAGTTCTGTGCCACCAGAGACCTGCATACTTTACAATATCGTCTCCCCATATTGGTCTTCCTCTTTCTTGTACTTTATTTCGGATACCATAGAGTAACTTCTGTTATCCACCTTACCGTAccacaatttaataaatatttcctacaaaataattacacttAACTATTTCAGCCTATTTAGTCAACTCTTAGCGCTCGTTCAGACACGGCGGGAACCGCGCGATTATAGAATCGCATGGAAATCGCGCGGGTCTTATTTATATGAGTTAGTTAGTAATCGTTCAGACATAACCGCGCGGTTAATCAAGCCGCGCGGTTACCGCAACCCAACCGCCAGAAAATAGAATCGCGCTGCTCCCGCGCGTTTCTATTACTATGGAGTCTTTACTTCGCGTTCAGTTGCGTTGCGGATACCGCGCGGTGAGCACGTCACTGTTCGCGAGTTCGCCATGGATCGTTTCGACACTGAACTATTTATTGATGAGGTGGAGAAGAGACCTGCAATATGGGACATTCAGTGTGATGAttactcaaataaaattatcaagaaCCGAGCTTGGCAAGAGTTGGTGGAGATATTTGGAAATTGCGAAGACACGGtggaaaaaaagaatattttaagtaagtaggtttattcaccaaaaaataattgacagaattatgttataattattgttatgaagCGTATATTATACTCTCCGTATactttaggtacttaaataaatataaacaaacttcGGCTGCTTTATGCAGACATTTCGAGCATTTTTCAAATGAAGGTCACAACGGTATTACCATATttcgtttgtttacatttagttATGTACCTAAACATTACAAGTACGGTATGTTAGTTGCAGCTATATCTTTGTGTCTTGCCATGGAACACGCCCATCATTCACAAAGTAATGAGCGAATTTATCTCTGATATTCAAAGATGACGGTGTCCCTCTTCCCGCATGCAAGGTATTGAGATTAGTCATGGGTGCATTATATAaagtatctttaaattttagacCATCTCTAGTCCGCACATAGTTATGTAGAACACAAGAAGCTTTTATTATATCTTCGGCAAAATCTATGTTTACATTTATAGGCCTATGAAAGATGCGCCATTTGTTCGCCAAAATACCAAAAGTGCACTCAATATTACGTCGGGCTCTCGATAACCTATagttaaaaatccttttttcaTATGGTAAACATTTGCCTGAATATGGGCGCATTAAATTTTCTGCTAAGCCGAAGGCTTCATCTCCAACTATAACATAAGGCATTGGTGTTAGGTCTACATTAGATATTGGTTTAGGTGTTGGtatgtttaatgatttttctgtcaggcgtttataaaaaaccgaatttttaaatatagcagaaTCACTGCTTTTGCCATAAGCCCCAATATCAACATAAGTAAAGCAATAGTTGGCGTCGCAAAGTGCTAAGAGCACTATGGAAAAGTAATGTTTATAGTTATGATACAAAGAACCCGAATCAACAGGCTTTATAACTCGGATATGCTTGCCGTCTATAGCACCAATGCAATTTGGAAAATTTGCATATCTCTCAAAGTCTCGTGCTATTGTCTTCCAGATATCTTCAGTCGCTTCGGGCATGACTATGTTTACCAACTTATTCCACAATGATTTACATACTTCGCGGACAATTCCAGTAATCGTCGATTTTCCTAGGCGGTAATTGTAGCTTAGTTCTCCAAATGAACAACCCGTACCAAGATATCTGAAacaagaatattattaataatgttattatttttaggtacacaactccaaaaaaaatggaaaaatatacgAGATTGCTAcaataaagaatacaaaaaagaaaaaacaactcCTTCTGGTTCAGGTGCTCGTAAAGGAGCCcgatatatgtatttttcaaGATTATCTTTCCTGCAGAATAGTGTAAGTAATAAAGACactacaactaatattgaagaacaGAATGAAAGGCAAAGTGAGGAGACAAGTGAACTAAACGCCAATGCAACCGAAGCCACTGAAATACGTCCCCCTAAACGTAAGAAAACACAAGTGCCAGAAGAAAAAATAGcggttttaatagaaaaaagtatCGAGTCACGAAAACATTTTCAGAATGAACTTCAAGAAAATAGTATTACCAAGCAAGATGACGACAAACTCTTTTGTTTGTCGTTATATAAAGAACTCAGAAAAGTACCAGAAAATAGGCGTTTAGCAACCAAAATTGAATTACTTCAAGTGATACAAAAAGGACAAAGCTTACCACCCCCTCTTCGCTACAATACTCAGCAGATCACACCTACGTATTGGCAAGGACAACAGTATACAAGCCCGCAAGGATATTTTACTACATCTGGATCATCTCCTCCTGTTCCGGCACCGTCACCGTCACCATCGCAATTTAGTTCTGGCTCTCAGTCCTCTAcagttatagaaaatatttatgctgattttgaagaacaataaataaatcttacctTAAAGTTATTACGAGTTTCTCTTCCGGTGACACGCTTGGCCTCAAATGCGTTTCAGagcatgaaataatattaattagttcatcaaaagattttattgaCATTCTCAAATAGTCAAAAAATTTGTTATCATACATTCTTAATTTGGGATATAATGTTACGAACTGACCATGTACTAGTCGGTCACGTAATATTGGATGCACCCAATACcgcctttttcttttcttttttttaaggagCAACCACAGTAAACACACTTCTTCGTCGACCTCCATTTTGAAACTGACGCTTTACCCGCACGAAATCGCATACTAACCGCGCGTGTCTGAATAGCATCACAATTTTGCGGTTTGAAACCGCGCGATTCGTAAACGCACGATTCCCGCATGTCTGAACGCACGCTTACAATGTATATTTGGAGATGACATTTAATGTGTTAGTAACATTTCGAActcattttattaatacttttttgCGGCGGTTccatataaatgttataaaaaatgattattaatttatattatttgaatgaatagaagcataaaaattaaatcagataaaaagtaaaaatatttttcaaaatcctAACTAGGCATATGATAATTCTCAGAATATCGAAATTATTCTTCAGTAGGTGTTTCTTTACAGGTAACTTAGAgaaattaatgataaaaaaacctaaataaacgtaataaccttgtatttttcctagtgttgcaataaagtttttctattctattctattctaaataaatCAGCGCCTTCAGGATTACCCCTTTTCTGAGTATCTTTTAAATGGGGAAATTTCTTTGCAGATCAGTTATTTTATTCGGCTCACTTTAACATAAAGCCATCCATATCGCTCCTGAATACCAGGTCCTTCACCTTTAGTCAAAGTTCCTTATATAGTCGACATGGATTACACGGATACTTACAATATTGTATTATGTTAACACATTACATGACAGAAGCATCTACAAACTGTACATTGGTGTCAATTAATGTGCTGTAGGTACATGATTCTCTATATTATGATACTATATAAACTGTGAATTCGTAACTTCTGCACAAAAAAGCTTTCTAGTTggtttttttgcaattatttaagttttaatatattataaaaattaagcttaatttgcttttctCCAATAATATCCAAATGCCATCTGCTCATAACCCATAACtagatattgcttttcccgatgAATTATTGAGAAGTTCTCTCAGCACTTTACcatcagcttttttattgtgacgagcataaattgcttagcagccatATACCATAATTGGAGCGCAATCCGAGTAAAACGTATTATTGTATATGACCAGCTtgacgtgctcttcgaggcttGGGAGTGTACACCGCCAAATGGTAACGCCAATTTGCGAACTCCGGGCTTTGGATTTTGGCCGAAAAATctaatacctatatttttggtgccaggacctcgtgattctAAGTTGAACTTGCTAACTACTAGAGAAATGAGACTGTTGGCAACATATTAGAAATTCAAAACTACTTATATGCGATTTGCATAAAGGAATTCTGCATTCAAGCCGCATGTATCTTGCAAGTTGTTGTTTATAGGACATGTCTAACTGGCTAAATGTACGTCGTATCATTTACGTAATAACGTGGTTACAAATGACTTAAAATTTCATGTATGGAGAAGGTCAAGAAGAATCAAAGCGTTAATAGATCCACTGTTCTAGATGCGGtacttttacatattataagtaccttatatatatactaatatattacgTCTGAATATAACTAATTGAACCAAACCTAAAGACAACGATCGTTTGATAGTAATCCGAAGTTGCAATTTCCATTCCATAgaagttggggtcccaagatgctgAAGTGGTAAAACACACAAGGAGTTGGTGGTCAAAAGACCGTGCAATATAAAAATCTCTACAAAATTTGTATCAGTCCTGGCATTACATGTccattagttattataattatgatacTATTTAGAcactaaaatacataaaacaaaacctTAAACATCACCGCAAAGGAACAGGGGAAATTATCTACCTCTATTGAAAAAGAGGTAGAATCAAACAACTTATTAAGGCGTTCGTAAATCTAACTGCGAGGGTATCTTGTGcacttttattataagatatctTTGTAGGGTTCTAAAATACAATACTTGGCCTGTAAAAAAGGGAAGAATATTGATACTGATCAGTATTCAGGACGATAGCAGACCATTATTTCGACCTCCTAACGTTATCTCTGCAAAAGTGATCATAAACTCTCAACAAAATATCATTCTGGAAATAGGAGATCTAACCAACAAGATTTACTTTTAACACAAACCTGGCTATTTAATTCCAACCTTATACCGTAAGGTATAAGAGACAATTACGGTGGGATCAACTTTTCCTTTGAGAAGTACCTAACTTTGGATGATGAAGATATAATCTAAAATCGATAAGGTAGTTTAGCAATCTTTTTCGTTTTTCAGATAGACACAATTATCTTtacgaaaatattgtttataacgtaagttatttgttaaaaactgtcgtaatttgtaattgttatattatttatagcaaTCGACTCAGGAGCTCATGACATAATACACTATCGCAAAATTCCCGTTAGTTCGGTTCGGTTTCCCGTTAGGTTAGTAAACACTCTTCTATTAattgtacaataattttttttgagtaaATTATTTTGGAACCACGCTGGTTTCACTCTTGGATAATATAACTCGTACAGATCGTTGCTcttcacaataattattgtatgtgTTATTCTGGAAACGAAGGCAGCTGGGTATTTTGTGTAAAGATAATAACAAAGGCAAGTAGACAGATGGTAGGCTGTATAAAATACAAAGTCATTCAATGAATGTTCCAGTTTTTCAATTTTGGTTTGCGGAACTAAAAAGACGGTAAAACCCCGCTTTATAGAGAAACTAGGCCGAGGTGCTAAAATGTTCGAGCCCACAGATAAAGTGCAATTGTGTAATGTGGAACTGCCTTATCCACGTTACGTGACACTATCAGACGACATTTTGAGTTAGGTGCCCACAGTGTTAGCGGGAAGTGTGAAAAGTGATTTCAACTATCGTGAATTACTTTGTAGTAATTTAATAGCAAACCTTATTCTAGATTGTGTGCCGTGGAAACTGTACTCAAAGTACGGTGGAAACTGGCTTCCAAGCAGCTTTGgctttaaaataatcatcaatgATGTAGTCACCGTGACCTAATTAAGTGCATTAAAATCTACCTACATACACAACTTTGAAGAGGCTATTTAACACGTAAATAACCTCTAAAAGTGTTACCACTTAAGCCACTTAAGTCTTTGAATAAGTTCGGTAGAAATGTTTAGCTGCATTTCAAAGAACGTCAATACTTGAAAACTTCCtccttttttaattcaataaataaatgctgcAAATTTACTCAGCTCGTAACCTTtctgacattttattttaaattaaagtatcaatatCTACGCAAgacaaatttgaattttttttaattttaaaatttgtcataacgattagtttatttttttccactCGCACTGCAGCCGCACAATATGCAAATGTTCACAGTTCCAAACTCCGCGTTATCTTTCTGTTTCGTGAAGAGATTTACGGTTTTAGTTCCAGCTTTTAGTTTCCTATCCTAATATTTTAGATCTTGCGACTGATCTGGTATGTTTTTAAGCGAGATGCAGTTGCTTtgcatgaaattatattttaagcaaGGTGTGTCGTGTATAGTGGATAATCTTAAACCTTCAAACTATACTCGACTGAAAGCATAAGATTACCTGGCAAGGTTATCTAAAGCAAATTTTtggatacattaaaaaaaacctttagatTCTTTTTCAATTACAATGTTCAtaagtaaaacaatttatccagtctgatttcaattatatttttgttcaagCTAAGCGCTGACCTAGGCTTCGCCAAATAATTAGGGAATGTAAAAGCTtgccaaattattttaaagaaatacctgtatctatttttattaaatacgttAAAATTAATTCTGCATGTCAAAATGCGCTGTTTTCGGTCCTGGTCACGGTAGTTAGCAGATAACTAAGGTatggtaaaaataaacaaacacttcTGTAAATAATGGCACGGGGaagcttaattattttataattaaaaaggaaaTGCATGTTTAaggacatgaatatttttcagtgttttggtgtttatctgtatattataagtatttgagtcatcttagtacccgtaacaaaTGCTatgattactttggggctagatggccatgtgtgtattgtcgtagtatatttattcatttatgtgACCGATGCGTATTGAAAGTCATtagatgaaaaaacaaaaaaagcaaaatttacTAAAAAGTAGACGCgtcttttttaaaaatccattatttgctAACTCCATGCTAATATTTTTGCAGCAGTAACAAATTGTGTCTGttacatttcttttattttaataataaagttttttgttttacctAAGTTACTTAAGACATAGCGATAAGCGCGGATATGTCAAAAgtccaaaataattaaatgtaaaaaaaaaacaatgccaaaaatcaaaatgCTTCGTAAAGTAAAGACAAAAAAGAAacgaactttcgcatttataatattaatatgaattatTGGTAAATCGCTAGGTGGGTCAGAGGCGTACCTACTaattaatacatatacatattaggGTTACTGTTTTCAaggaaaatgttttaataactaCTGTAACTAAAACCCTCAATTTCGACTTAGCAAATTAATAGAATGGAAGTgtgttttgtttgatttttttgtttgtttatttatttgtttgttgtttatttacGTTCTGTTTAATTACTCCATTGATCGACTAAATTACTACAGAGATAGCTAGAAAAATCTATCCTAGGATCTTTTTAATC
This sequence is a window from Pararge aegeria chromosome 1, ilParAegt1.1, whole genome shotgun sequence. Protein-coding genes within it:
- the LOC120630036 gene encoding protein ALP1-like codes for the protein MEVDEEVCLLWLLLKKKKRKRRYWVHPILRDRLVHGQFVTLYPKLRMYDNKFFDYLRMSIKSFDELINIISCSETHLRPSVSPEEKLVITLRYLGTGCSFGELSYNYRLGKSTITGIVREVCKSLWNKLVNIVMPEATEDIWKTIARDFERYANFPNCIGAIDGKHIRVIKPVDSGSLYHNYKHYFSIVLLALCDANYCFTYVDIGAYGKSSDSAIFKNSVFYKRLTEKSLNIPTPKPISNVDLTPMPYVIVGDEAFGLAENLMRPYSGKCLPYEKRIFNYRLSRARRNIECTFGILANKWRIFHRPINVNIDFAEDIIKASCVLHNYVRTRDGLKFKDTLYNAPMTNLNTLHAGRGTPSSLNIRDKFAHYFVNDGRVPWQDTKI